CTGTTTATTTTAATTTATAATTAATGAAAATCGCAAATACAAAAAACTTTGTCAATTTCAAAAACGATCATGTGTATGTTGGAaagttcataaatttgaaaaatattcccgaattcaaaaaatgttactgaattcaaaaaatattcaaaaaTTTCTCGTCATTTTAAAAAACTGTTTGCGAGTATacaaaatattcatgaattccgAAATTCATAAATCCTCATGAATTCAATAAAAATAATGACGTATAAAAATTGTTCATGGATTTGTAATAATGTTTTTGAATTCAAAAATCATTCATAATTGCAAAAATAGTTCACGAATTCAAACAATCGATAACCTGGAAAAAAACTGTGAATTAAAATATTGTTCACAGATTTGAAAATATGTTCacggattcaaaaaatgttcgtgaattcaGAAGATGTtactccctccttcccaaaatgtaagacattttttgacactagtgtagtgaaaaaaatgtcttatattattggacagagggagtagaaaatttggatgtaacttttcgagtagatgatttttcatataaaaaactttttcatccgagttcgtatgcaaaagttatgcccatttaaAGAAATttcagagagattttgcaaataaagtcaaaattcatatttgttaattttcccaacaactagaccacatatcacatgggaaacttattttattttattttttttgacatttccatcattttcttttattttttttaaactgaaaaggcggtccacagggggggtgcattcggtggaatgggccaagttactagTGGTGCACCGTGGGGGTTCCGGGGAATTGACAAGGGAAATTGGCCCCAAACAGAGTTGTACTGCTCATTTCTTTGTTGACCACAGGTGGTCTAGCATCAGCCGCCACATAATCTGGATTAGAATCCTCCTTCAGGATATCTGCCCTTCTTTTCCTTGGCTGCATCAACCGCATTGATTCTGACCCCAAACGAATTGAGCTGCTGCATCTCCTGGAATAACTCCAGGCTTCAGTACTCTTGTCAAAGACAGTGCAATTTCTGGGTTGATACTTCTTGATAACATATAATATCACAACTAGCTGTCGACAGAAAAAACACCAACTCTGACAAAAAGAACGTTCTGCAAATAATGTAGGCATTTGGAAGGTCATGTGAATATATGTAGAAGGAATATGCTTGAGTATATGAAACTGATACTAGGAAATTAGTTTTGGGTCCTTGTTATTGCAGGTTGTTTATGCCACCAAACTTTTATATACTGAAATTGCAATGCAATACAGGGCATTGCAGCTCTGGAAACTAACATGTGTTCATTACTGAAAattattttgaagttactaatTACTATGATTTTCATCAGACATTAGATACTTTTTATGCTGTTCTACTGAATACATGACCTGCAAATGGTTAAAGATGTGATAATGAGACATAACCCCATCATTTAAAGTAATGTTCTTGCCAAAGTTAATAGCAGTTAAAACCACATTAATTTCAATTGGAGAAGGCCAAGGCCAAAGTCCTTAAGAAGACCAACACCAGTTTCGAGAAGAAGCACCAAAGAAGGCAAAATCAGAACTACAGCAGAAAAAATAACTGTTTGGGGTTATTTATTTATGCATAATTCACAATGTGGCATCGTTCACAGTATTTCAGCTATAAGCACCATAATATGATTAACAATTTTGTCTACAGATCAAGGAAAAAGTCAAGAGAAAGGTGTAAACCAAATATGCCCTACATTGGTCAACATGAGTGCGGTCATGGCTTGGGATTCTCCTTGTTGAGCTCCCTCTTGGGCCTCTGCGGCGCATTCTTGGGGTTGGTGAACCATGTCGTGTAGAGGAACTGTTTGTGAGGTCCGTCGTGGTCGCAGATGAGCCTGAGCTTCTGCTTCTCCCTCATCCACCGCAGCATGATCTTCATCTGCCTCTTGCTTGTCAAACCCCTCAGCCCTACGTCCTGAAGAAAATCAACACACCGTGCACGTTCTAAATTACAAGGAATCCAAACTGACACTTCAATCCATTGCAAGAACAAAGAAGACATGGCCCGTCCACCAACATCGGCGgacagacatttcatcgaacaggtTGCGTGCGGAGATGAAACACAAGTTTAGTACAGAGTGAGCGCATACCTTGACGTGCTCCCAAACGTCGGAGATGGTGAGGGGGGCATGCTCCTTGACGACATCGAAGATGGTGCGGGTGATGGACTGCGCCTGCTCCGGCGCTGTCGTCAGATCGATCGGCGCCGTCGTCAGCTCGATCGGCGCCATCTTGGGCTTCCCCTTCTTCGCCGCCCACCGCGCCGCCGTCGCAAACATCTCGGCGCCCTAAGGGAGGATGGACGCACCCGTTCAGACGAGAGGAGtatccgtcgccgccgccggttcCTTAGgcttcgccgtcgccgccgccgggaggGAGGGTGAGGAAGTCGCGTACCGCCGATCCAAGTTTTTTTTAGGGAGAAGCGTACCCATCCAAGTGAGGGCGCTGCTGTGTACTCAAAGCGAGCGCTACCCTCGCGTCCCTCGCGCGGGATGGGGCCTCGCACAGCGAGCGAGTGCACGTCTGTTTCTCTTTTTCCTCTTTCCTCATTTCATCTTTTGTTCGTCTGTTTATTTTAATTTATAATTAATGAAAATCGCAAATACAAAAAACTTTGTCAATTTCAAAAACAATCATGTGTATTTAGGAaagttcataaatttgaaaaatattcccaaattcaaaaaatgttactgaattcaaaaaatattcaaaaaTTTCTCGTCATTTTAAAAAACTGCTTGCGAGTATacaaaatattcatgaattccgAAATTCATAAATCCTCATGAATTCAATAAAAATAATGCCGTATAAAAATTGTTCATGGATTTGTAATAATGTTTTTGAATTCAAAAATCGTTCACAATTGCAAAAATAGTTCACGAATTCAAACAATCGATAACCTGGAAAAAAACTGTGAATTAAAATATTGTTCACAGATTTGAAAATATGTTCacggattcaaaaaatgttcgtgaattcaGAAGATGTtactccctccttcccaaaatgtaagacattttttgacactagtgtagtgacaaaaatgtcttatattattggacagagggagtagaaaattcggatgtaacttttcgagtagatgatttttcatataaaaaactttttcatccgagttcgtatgcaaaagttatgcccatttaaagaaattccagagagattttgcaaataaagtcgaaattcatatttgttaattttcccaacaactagaccacatatcacatgggaaacttattttattttatttttttgacatttccatcattttcttttatttttttaaaactgaaaaggcggtccaggggggtgcattcggtggaatgggccaagttactaatggcgcaccgtgggggttCGGGGGAATTGACAAGGGAAATTGGCCCCAAACAGAGTTGTACTGCTCATTTCTTTGTTGACCACAGGTGGTCTAGCATCAGCCGCCACATAATCTGGATTAGAACCCTCCTTCAGGATATCTGCCCTTCTTTTCCTTGGCTGCATCAACCGCATTGATTCTGACCCCAAATGAATTGAGCTGCTGCATCTCCTGGAATAACTCCAGGCTTCAGTACTCTTGTCAAAGACAGTGCAATTTCTGGGTTGATACTTCTTGATAACATATAATATCACAACTAGCTGTCGACAGAAAAAACACCAACTCTGACAAAAAGAACGTTCTGCAAATAATCTAGGCATTTGGAAGGTCATGTGAATATATGTAGAAGGAATATGCTTGAGTATATGAAACTGATACTAGGAAATTAGTTTTGGGTCCTTGTTATTGCAGGTTGTTTATGCCACCAAACTTTTATATACTGAAATTGCAATGCAATACAGGGCATTGCAGCTCTGGAAACTAACATGTGTTAATTACTGAGAattattttgaagttactaacTACTATGATTTTCATCAGACATTAGATACTTTTTATGCTGTTCTACTGAATACATGACCTGCAAATGGTTAAAGATGTGATAATGAGACATAACCCCATCATTTAAAGTGCTGTTCCGCGCGTGTTTGGGGCGGAGGCGACCGCGCGGGTGGATGGTGGGCCAGCCCAGTTGTCGATGGAGAGGCGCGCGGGCCCAGTTGTCGATGGAGAGGCGGGCGCGCGGGGAGGGGGCCGACCGCGGTGGGCTGCAAATATGGCCGGCCCACGAACGTGGCATGCCCCATGCACGCCGGGGCGCCCGCACACCTGAGCTTTAATCCCACCTCGTAAGTTGACGGTGGCCCCGACCGGCTTAAATAGTGGGGGGGGCGGTAGTGAACTAAAACTCCTCAACAAACACAAATGCCAGCCCCGTTGGACACAATTGTTGGTCCGTTTTGCGCCTCTGTTATACTGCCCGGGCCGGCCAGGGAAGGCTTGATTTCGGTAGGAAATACGCTGCATCAGCGGGACCAGCAATTTTTTAGGGTGGGCACCATTTTTTTAACATAACTTTTAGACTAGGAAGTTTTTTTTGATAAGCTTTAGACTAGGAAGCTGATTAGGCGTGAGGGGTCTTTTTTTTATGAAATAGGCTTGAACAACTGTAGCGTCAGCGGGGCAGGCAACCCGTGTGGGGATGTGGGAGGACGGCCCGTCAGCGGGGCAGGCGGCGCAGGGGGGCAGCCGGGTCAGCGGCACAGTCCGTGCAACGTGGCAGCCTGGGCAGCGACGCACGCGAAAACGGGGCAGGCCAGTGGCGGCAAAAGTGTATTGTGTAAGTCTCGCAGAGCTGTCCATGATATATGCTTCATGTCCCACCTTGGCTCACCATAGAACCCTGTAATACGCCATGCAACAGAATTGCCCTCCATCACAAAGCCATCAATAAACTTAGGGAGCAAATAGTTCAACACTACTTCATTTGAAAGATTATAAAAGAGTACAAGCCCTCCTGACAGACCATCAATTTCCACAATATGGAAGAGATCAAAACAAAGTTTAATCCTCTCGCGCAGCCGTTGACGAAAGCAATCCACTATAGTACCATGCCAGTGTTTTCATTGCTCCCGGCAATCAACAGAAGCACTTGCTGAACTAGCCAATACGTCCAGACCCTAACTCACAAGGAACGGACTGGACGGAAATCAAGAATGCACGAACACTGGATCCGAGAGGGCGGCAAATGCTGCAGGACAGAAAACCGATCGCCGTCGAAACCAACGTCGGGAGAAAACACCGATCGCTGCCGGAGCCAGCCTCGGGACTTTATAAACTTGCACGATCTCAAGGACTCCCGATCCGATCAGCAGCctagaacctttgcgtgaacctgttaggcttcttgggcgtgtatgggaagacaaaagatacacctgaggcacgggaggacctgcaacgtttgcacgaaaaagatggCATCCTcgaaagcagtatgaaggtcctgccagctacgctcttaccaaaaaagagaaggaaatcttttttgaatgcctgctcaatATGAAGGTCCCGATTagcttcttcaatatcatgacgcacgtcctagtgcatctagtcgacgagattgtcattctgggccccgtatttctacacaatatgttcccctttgagaggttcatgagagtcctaaagaaatatgtctgtaaccgtgctaggccagaaggaagcatcttcatgggccatcaaacataggatgtcattgggttttgtgttgacttcattcctggccttaagaagataggtctccctaaatcgcggtatgatgggagactgactggaaaaggcaagctaggagcggactcaataatatgcagggacgggcattcttggtctcaagcaaactacacagttctacataactctaccttggtgaccccgtatgtcgatgaacacaagaacagtctgcgctccaaacacccggagcagtgtgacgactggattacatgtgaacacatcaggactttcagcagttggttggaaacacgtctcagaggtgacaccactgtttgtgatgagctgtactcgttgtccaggggaccatcttcgactgtattgacttacaaaggatacgagataaatgggaatacattttacacgatcgcccaagatcaaaagagcaccaaccaaaacagcggtgtccgctttgatgcagcaactgagaggggaaaggacacatattatggttacataatggacatatgggaacttgactacgaacatgattttaaggtccctttggttaagtgcaaatgggtcaatctgtcaggaggcggggtacaggtagacccacagtacggaatgacaacagtggatctgaacaatcttgggtacactgacgaaccgttcgtcctagccaatgatgtggcacaggttatctatgtgaaggacatgtctaccaaaccgagaaaaagaaaagataaggaagcgaatacatcatatgattagccaaagcgccacatagttctttcaggaaaaagggacatcgtgggagtggagggcaagacagacatgtctgaaattatgaaaagtttcatgaaattcctcccttcaaagtcaaggctgacccgagcatcctgataaacgatgaagattatccatggttacggcgcaataagcaaagcacacaagggaaaaaaagtgaagactttctctccacaactattatgatgataccatgccaactttcaaccttttcgtagttcatttgaaatgcctgttgtaacagacgagtttccgtatgaaatcctgatacttcgaaacagattgtccgttttgtacacgaagtggatccagtttttgcggtaaccctctctactttcttgcacatgttatgtgggtgaaatgatgataccaatgccaactttcaaccttttcagagttcatttgtagtgcttttcaatttcatggtcttatagctcaaaataatcagtaaatgcatggaaaataacaaatgaagtcagaaagggttgaaaattgatgatatggctttgaatgatgcattttgaacacagaaaaactatggagttcaaataagttgaaaaaatgaaatccctttgtaacagatgagctttcgtgcggaaccctgatacttcgaaagagattgtccgttttgtacacgaagtgcatctagtttttgccgtaaccctctctacttttcttgcacatgctatgtgggtgaaatgatgataccatgccaattttcaaccttttcggagttcatttgaaatgcttttcaatttccggatcttatagctcaaaaaagcagtaaatgcatgaaaatataataaaatgcataaaatgcaaaaggaatcaactaaaaagcttatataaacctctagtatttttgaaactaaaattatacaaaatttatgcaacttatattaacaaagtatttttagttcaaaacattaatagcaaaaaAGAATTTAATAGCAAAAAAAATTAACAAAATCTGGTTTTGATTCAAACAGATAT
The Aegilops tauschii subsp. strangulata cultivar AL8/78 chromosome 3, Aet v6.0, whole genome shotgun sequence genome window above contains:
- the LOC123497448 gene encoding uncharacterized protein, producing the protein MFATAARWAAKKGKPKMAPIELTTAPIDLTTAPEQAQSITRTIFDVVKEHAPLTISDVWEHVKDVGLRGLTSKRQMKIMLRWMREKQKLRLICDHDGPHKQFLYTTWFTNPKNAPQRPKRELNKENPKP